From a single Solanum dulcamara chromosome 4, daSolDulc1.2, whole genome shotgun sequence genomic region:
- the LOC129886961 gene encoding cellulose synthase A catalytic subunit 3 [UDP-forming]: MDPEGDVKGKSLKTLGGQVCQICGDGVGSTVNGEPFVACDVCAFPVCRPCYEYERKDGNQSCPQCKTRYKRHKGSPAISGESVEDGDADDGASDLNYSSENLNEKQKVADRVLSWHATYGRGEETGAPKYDKEVSHNHIPLLTNGTDVSGELSAASPERYSMASPGPAGGAKHIHPLTYSTDANQSPNIRVVDPVREFGSPGLGNVAWKERVDGWKMKQDKNVVPMTTSHPPSERGAGDIDASTDILVDDSLLNDEARQPLSRKVSIPSSRINPYRMVIVLRLVILCIFLHYRIMNPVPNAIPLWLLSVICEIWFAVSWILDQFPKWLPVNRETYLDRLALRYDREGEPSQLAAVDIFVSTVDPLKEPPLVTANTVLSILAVDYPVDKVSCYVSDDGAAMLTFEALSETAEFARKWVPFSKKYSIEPRAPEWYFSQKVDYLKDKVQTSFVKDRRAMKREYEEFKIRINALVAKAQKVPEEGWIMQDGTPWPGNNTRDHPGMIQVFLGQSGGLDSDGNELPRLVYVSREKRPGFQHHKKAGAMNALVRVSAVLTNGPFMLNLDCDHYINNSKALREAMCFLMDPNLGKYVCYVQFPQRFDGIDRNDRYANRNTVFFDINLRGLDGIQGPVYVGTGCVFNRTALYGYEPPIKPKHKKAGFLSSCFGGSRKKGSKSSKKGSDKKKSCKNVDPTVPIFNLEDIEEGVEGAGFDDEKSLLMSQMSLEKRFGQSAVFVASTLMENGGVPQSATPETLLKEAIHVISCGYEDKSEWGTEIGWIYGSVTEDILTGFKMHARGWRSIYCMPKRPAFKGSAPINLSDRLNQVLRWALGSVEILFSRHCPIWYGYSGRLKWLERFAYVNTTIYPITAIPLLIYCTLPAICLLTGKFIIPQISNLASIWFISLFLSIFATGILEMRWSGVGIDEWWRNEQFWVIGGVSAHLFAVFQGLLKVLAGIDTNFTVTSKASDEDGDFAELYLFKWTTLLIPPTTLLIVNLVGVVAGISYAINSGYQSWGPLFGKLFFAFWVIVHLYPFLKGLMGRQNRTPTIVVVWSILLASIFSLLWVRIDPFTTRVTGPDVQACGINC, from the exons CAGATCTGTGGTGATGGTGTTGGCTCTACTGTGAATGGCGAGCCATTTGTTGCTTGCGATGTCTGTGCCTTCCCTGTTTGTAGGCCATGCTATGAATATGAGAGGAAGGACGGGAATCAATCTTGCCCACAGTGCAAGACCAGATACAAGAGACATAAAG GAAGTCCTGCTATTAGTGGTGAAAGTGTAGAAGATGGTGATGCTGATGATGGTGCCAGTGATCTAAATTACTCTTCTGAAAATCTGAATGAGAAGCAAAAAGTGGCTGACCGTGTGTTGAGCTGGCACGCAACTTACGGGCGGGGTGAGGAGACTGGTGCTCCAAAGTATGATAAAGAGGTCTCCCACAATCATATTCCTCTGCTTACAAATGGAACAGAT GTTTCTGGGGAACTGTCTGCTGCATCACCTGAACGCTATTCAATGGCATCTCCCGGACCTGCTGGTGGTGCAAAACACATCCATCCACTCACGTATTCAACAGATGCTAACCAATCAC CTAACATCAGGGTCGTGGATCCAGTACGGGAGTTTGGATCCCCTGGACTTGGCAATGTTGCTTGGAAAGAAAGAGTTGATGGCTGGAAAATGAAGCAGGATAAGAATGTTGTGCCGATGACCACTAGCCATCCTCCTTCAGAACGAGGAGCTGGAGATATTGATGCTAGTACTGATATTCTGGTGGATGACTCTTTACT AAATGATGAGGCTAGACAACCTCTTTCAAGGAAGGTGTCTATTCCCTCGTCTAGGATAAACCCTTACAGGATGGTTATTGTCCTCCGGCTTGTCATTCTTTGTATTTTCTTGCACTACCGAATAATGAATCCAGTGCCCAATGCAATTCCGTTATGGTTGTTATCTGTGATATGCGAGATTTGGTTTGCAGTATCTTGGATTTTGGATCAGTTCCCCAAGTGGCTTCCAGTCAACCGTGAGACCTATCTTGATAGGCTTGCGCTTAG GTATGATCGTGAAGGAGAGCCATCACAATTAGCTGCTGTTGACATATTTGTTAGTACTGTGGATCCTTTGAAGGAGCCTCCTCTTGTTACAGCAAATACTGTCCTGTCCATTCTTGCAGTTGACTATCCTGTTGATAAGGTGTCCTGTTATGTGTCTGATGATGGTGCTGCCATGTTGACGTTTGAAGCCCTATCTGAAACAGCAGAGTTTGCAAGGAAATGGGTTCCTTTCTCTAAGAAGTACAGCATAGAGCCACGAGCTCCAGAGTGGTACTTCTCTCAGAAGGTTGACTACTTGAAGGATAAAGTTCAAACATCATTTGTAAAAGATCGTAGGGCAATGAAG AGGGAGTATGAAGAGTTCAAAATTCGCATCAATGCCCTCGTCGCAAAAGCTCAAAAGGTCCCTGAAGAAGGATGGATTATGCAAGATGGTACACCATGGCCTGGAAATAACACCAGGGATCATCCTGGGATGATTCAG GTTTTCTTGGGACAAAGTGGAGGACTTGACAGTGATGGCAATGAGTTGCCACGACTAGTGTATGTTTCTCGTGAGAAGCGTCCTGGCTTCCAACATCACAAAAAGGCTGGTGCCATGAATGCACTG GTTCGTGTGTCAGCGGTTCTTACTAATGGACCCTTTATGTTGAATCTTGATTGTGATCACTACATAAACAACAGCAAGGCATTGAGAGAAGCAATGTGCTTTTTGATGGATCCTAACCTTGGAAAATATGTCTGCTATGTTCAATTCCCACAGAGATTCGATGGTATTGATAGGAACGATCGATATGCCAACAGGAATACAGTTTTTTTCGAT ATAAACTTGAGAGGTTTGGATGGAATTCAAGGCCCAGTGTATGTGGGTACTGGATGTGTCTTTAATAGAACAGCCTTATATGGCTATGAACCTCCAATTAAGCCAAAGCATAAGAAAGCAGGGTTCCTCTCTTCCTGCTTCGGTGGATCAAGAAAGAAGGGTTCTAAATCAAGTAAAAAAGGCTCAGACAAGAAGAAATCTTGCAAGAATGTTGATCCCACTGTGCCAATTTTCAATCTGGAGGATATAGAGGAGGGAGTTGAAG GTGCTGgatttgatgatgagaagtcACTTCTCATGTCACAAATGAGCCTGGAGAAGAGATTTGGACAATCGGCTGTTTTTGTTGCTTCAACACTCATGGAGAATGGCGGTGTTCCTCAATCGGCTACCCCGGAGACCCTTTTGAAAGAGGCTATTCATGTTATCAGTTGTGGTTATGAAGATAAATCAGAATGGGGAACTGAG ATTGGATGGATCTATGGTTCTGTCACAGAGGATATTCTTACTGGATTTAAGATGCATGCCCGTGGTTGGCGATCTATATACTGTATGCCCAAGAGACCCGCGTTCAAAGGGTCAGCTCCTATTAATCTTTCAGATCGTCTGAACCAAGTGCTTCGATGGGCTTTAGGGTCGGTGGAAATTCTTTTCAGTAGGCATTGTCCTATATGGTATGGATACAGTGGACGGTTGAAGTGGCTGGAGAGATTTGCTTATGTCAACACCACCATTTATCCAATCACTGCCATTCCACTTCTTATATACTGCACACTTCCAGCTATCTGTCTACTTACTGGGAAATTCATTATCCCTCAG ATTAGTAACCTTGCTAGCATCTGGTTTATATCCctctttctttccattttcGCTACTGGTATTCTGGAGATGAGATGGAGTGGTGTTGGAATTGATGAATGGTGGAGAAATGAACAGTTTTGGGTCATTGGTGGTGTGTCAGCTCACCTGTTTGCCGTCTTCCAAGGGTTGCTCAAAGTGCTTGCTGGTATTGATACTAACTTTACTGTCACATCCAAGGCATCAGATGAAGATGGGGACTTTGCTGAACTCTACTTGTTCAAATGGACAACTCTTCTTATACCCCCCACTACTCTCCTCATTGTAAACCTGGTAGGAGTTGTGGCAGGCATCTCATACGCCATCAACAGTGGTTACCAGTCATGGGGTCCCCTCTTTGGTAAATTATTCTTTGCTTTCTGGGTGATTGTTCACCTTTACCCCTTCCTCAAAGGTCTCATGGGTCGTCAGAATCGGACACCCACTATTGTGGTCGTGTGGTCTATTCTTTTGGCCTCCATTTTCTCTTTGTTATGGGTGCGGATTGATCCCTTCACAACAAGAGTTACTGGACCAGATGTTCAGGCTTGTGGCATCAATTGCTAG